In a genomic window of Callithrix jacchus isolate 240 chromosome 22, calJac240_pri, whole genome shotgun sequence:
- the LOC100415703 gene encoding LOW QUALITY PROTEIN: paraneoplastic antigen-like protein 8B (The sequence of the model RefSeq protein was modified relative to this genomic sequence to represent the inferred CDS: inserted 4 bases in 3 codons; deleted 4 bases in 3 codons; substituted 5 bases at 5 genomic stop codons), producing the protein MAMSLLQDWCRGLDVDANRALLVTGIPEGLEQPHVEAALQPSLLPLGTFRLRHMKALRNEKAQAALLEFVEDVNHAAIPREIQGKDGVWRVLWKDRAQDTRVLRQMRRLLLDDGPTQAAVAGSPGEAPTLPASETQAQHSGEVTGQAGSPLGAAKNARRGRRGRRNRTRRNRLTQKGKKRSRGGRPSASARSEAEDSSDDSLGIVIEEIDKGDLSGDKDQSALYATLQVAARELVRQWAPCSSEGEEDGPCEFLALVTVTDKAKKEEAEKEPAGAESIRLNTKEGKNXHPDLVALLAVRDTPEEEPVDSDVSESDSQESEDQETEGLDNPEFVAIVAYTDPSDPWAREEMLKIASVIESLGWSDEKDKQDALXQVLSVMSKDTCGTCVKVEEAGREVDAVVLRKAGDYGDLRECISTLAQLDLPPQVKKAGRGLFGGWGEDGEDEGGLLELGALLAVQDMAEVMKEEKENAWEGGKYKYPKGKLGDVLALLAARENVGSNEGSEEASEEQSEEESEDTESEASEPEDRASTKPRAKRARTAPRGDSGRRTPAGAPPTASRASKTRGGGRGRGQGVTPEKKAGSRGSALDDAAGSRKKKGSAGAGAHVKAGEAKGQASRGSKAARGKKARRGQRPPPNAASGPPGCEPARQGSRTRPPRFTRSPGRXLPVSRSPLRSSRAXSTSDPDGGRPDGWRKEKCSRSSGEGPRWASGLGGPGSPLAGVWVDTGHLRRRAGLFMALPEPEPGRGCRSLSPSPQSDSSQGLXXRFGHQLRSAGQGAAPSQRRPQLLPRRDYSSKESLRAXRGMGRGGEKGRGTAGEGKEEEEEQRGRHTAGMSTGLPWXTKEPAPGQGHLPLTTS; encoded by the exons ATGGCCATGAGCCTTCTGCAGGACTGGTGCCGGGGCCTGGACGTGGATGCGAACAGGGCCCTGTTGGTCACCGGCATCCCGGAGGGCCTGGAGCAGCCGCACGTCGAAGCCGCTCTGCAGCCTTCCCTCCTGCCCCTGGGCACGTTCAGGCTGCGACACATGAAGGCCTTGAGGAACGAGAAGGCCCAGGCCGCCCTGCTGGAGTTTGTGGAGGACGTCAATCACGCTGCCATTCCCAGGGAGATCCAGGGCAAAGATGGGGTCTGGAGGGTTCTGTGGAAGGACCGTGCGCAGGACACGAGGGTCCTGAGGCAGATGAGACGACTGCTGCTGGATGACGGGCCCACGCAGGCCGCGGTGGCTGGGAGCCCGGGGGAGGCGCCCACCCTT CCCGCTTCGGAGACCCAGGCCCAGCATTCTGGGGAGGTGACAGGGCAGGCTGGCTCGCCTCTTGGGGCGGCCAAGAACGCAAGGAGAGGCCGGCGGGGTCGCAGAAACAGAACCAGACGCAACAGGTTGACTCAGAAGGGCAAGAAGAGAAGCCGAGGAGGGCGGCCATCTGCTTCCGCGAGGAGTGAGGCCGAGGACTCTTCCGACGACAGCCTGGGCATCGTGATCGAGGAGATCGACAAGGGCGACCTGAGCGGAGACAAGGACCAGAGCGCGCTGTACGCCACGCTCCAGGTGGCCGCCAGGGAGCTGGTTAGGCAGTGGGCGCCCTGCAGCTCCGAGGGGGAAGAAGACGGTCCTTGCGAGTTCTTGGCTTTGGTCACTGTCACCGATAAAGCCAAGAAAGAAGAGGCCGAGAAGGAGCCAGCTGGGGCCGAATCCATCCGCTTGAACACCAAAGAAGGCAAAA TGCATCCCGACTTAGTGGCCCTGTTGGCTGTGAGAGACACCCCAGAGGAGGAGCCGGTGGACAGCGACGTTTCGGAGAGCGACTCGCAGGAAAGTGAGGACCAAGAAACAGAGGGGCTGGACAATCCTGAGTTCGTGGCCATTGTGGCCTATACCGACCCATCGGACCCCTGGGCCCGGGAGGAGATGTTGAAAATCGCTTCTGTGATCGAGTCGCTGGGCTGGAGCGACGAGAAAGACAAGCAAGACGCGCTCTGACAGGTCCTGTCCGTCATGTCCAAGGACACTTGCGGGACCTGCGTGAAGGTGGAGGAGGCGGGCCGGGAGGTGGACGCTGTGGTCCTGCGCAAGGCCGGAGACTACGGGGACCTCCGGGAGTGCATTTCCACCTTGGCGCAGCTGGATCTCCCTCCCCAGGTGAAGAAGGCTGGGCGTGGCCTCTTCGGGGGCTGGGGCGAGGACGGTGAGGATGAGGGGGGCCTTCTGGAGCTGGGGGCGCTCCTGGCTGTGCAGGATATGGCAGAGGTgatgaaggaggaaaaagaaaacgcCTGGGAAGGCGGGAAGTACAAATACCCCAAAGGTAAACTGGGGGACGTGTTGGCGCTCTTGGCCGCCCGGGAGAACGTGGGGTCCAACGAGGGGTCGGAGGAGGCTTCGGAGGAACAGTCCGAGGAAGAGTCGGAGGACACGGAGAGTGAGGCGTCAGAGCCCGAGGACAGGGCATCCACGAAGCCCCGGGCCAAGAGGGCGCGCACGGCTCCCCGGGGC GACTCCGGCCGGCGCACCCCGGCGGGCGCACCCCCCACCGCGTCCCGGGCCAGCAAAACGCGCGGGGGCGGCAGAGGCCGAGGCCAGGGCGTCACTCCCGAGAagaaagccggcagccggggttcGGCTCTGGACGACGCCGctggaagcaggaagaaaaaggggAGCGCTGGCGCCGGTGCCCACGTCAAGGCCGGCGAGGCCAAGGGCCAGGCTTCCAGGGGCTCCAAGGCCGCGCGCGGGAAGAAGGCCCGTCGGGGCCAGAGGCCCCCCCCAAATGCCGCTAGCGGCCCCCCAGGCTGTGAACCGGCCCGGCAGGGCTCCCGA ACGCGACCTCCTCGCTTCACCCGGAGCCCAGGCC GTTTGCCGGTGTCACGTTCCCCTCTCCGGTCCTCACGGGCCTGAAGCACCAGCGATCCCGACGGAGGAAGACCAGATGGATGGAGGAAAGAGAAGTGCTCTCGAAGCAGCGGCGAGGGTCCGAGATGGGCATCAGGGTTGGGGGGGCCCGGGTCGCCCCTGGCGGGGGTGTGGGTGGACACCGGGCATCTGCGGAGGCGAGCAGGGCTCTTCATGGCGCTCCCGGAGCCCGAGCCTGGCAGGGGCTGCCGGTCGCTGTCTCCCTCTCCCCAGTCTGACTCGTCCCAGGGTCTGTGATGACGGTTTGGTCACCAGCTGCGCAGCGCGGGCCAGGGCGCAGCTCCCAGCCAGAGGAGGCCCCAGCTCCTACCCAGGAGAGATTATTCCAGCAAGGAA AGTCTGAGAGCCTGACGGGggatgggaaggggaggagaaaaagggagaggaacggcgggggaagggaaggaggaggaagaagagcagaGGGGAAGACACACAGCAGGTATGTCCACAGGCCTCCCCTG TACAAAGGAACCAGCCCCAGGCCAAGGACACCTGCCCCTGACCACAAGTTGA